One genomic segment of Zymoseptoria tritici IPO323 chromosome 5, whole genome shotgun sequence includes these proteins:
- the MgAgl3 gene encoding putative alpha-glucosidase yields MPQSEFVPQAYMQHPESNSAEASIQLTSPARDAAVDFTFEALKPGLFRTTFTSEKYPLPPFPSASKPQAVPSTFKTTTSDKSTTFTSDTLTATVEWTSTPIATIGFTGQPPLHTDLPFRSYALDGQGIAHYSRYFRGDLHVGLGEKAAPMDLSNRHFTLSATDCFGYDVHRTDPLYKHIPLLIRATPNGVVATFTTSHARGYYSVGSEMDGMWGFYKVYRQDHGGLEQYTIVGKTLQEVVKSYAELVGFPLLVPRWAMGYLGGGMKYSMLDEPRASEALMEWAAKVEKYEIPCSGFQMSSGYTVAETEPKTRNVFTWNKHRFPDPKGFCDAFHSKGIRLIANIKPYILASHPEYQNLVKAGALFTDPHTGQSAVARLWSAGGGESGEGGHIDFSSRAGFDFWVQGVKALRQTGMDCMWNDNNEYMTPSDDWQLWLDDPSLTPFTFTSTTPRKDIGLWGRAMHTELHARASHDALLAVAPHERPFVLTRSATPGTMKYASSSWSGDNITSWPGLRGANALSLNAGMCLLQSYGHDIGGFEGPQPSPELLLRWVQQGIHSPRFAINCFKTGDDNLVGDVIEPWMYPEILPQIRAAIQRRYELIPYLYSAHLLSHRDALPPQRWVGWGYESDPEVWSNKTLTDGEEQYWLGDTLLVGGVFEPGVVEARIYAPARSGEDPGFWNTNAPFQFLEAGKWHTIAAPWKEGSIPVLARVGGAVPVGLNRQTVAPGDMGNEGALPADDWRGLEIFPPMAERSDGKRRFENVWYEDDGISPPPVKVAEMKVVYIAEREVVRVGLEAGIGEFRPLWSERGVTVILPVGDGRRVVKMDAGGEVEREEDDGKGRRRFKISCA; encoded by the coding sequence ATGCCACAATCCGAATTCGTCCCGCAGGCATATATGCAACACCCGGAGTCAAATTCAGCGGAGGCATCAATCCAGCTCACATCACCAGCGAGGGATGCCGCCGTCGACTTCACCTTTGAGGCTCTCAAGCCAGGCCTCTTCCGGACCACATTCACCTCGGAGAAATATCCACTCCCACCATTCCCAAGTGCCTCAAAGCCACAGGCCGTTCCATCAACTTTCAAGACGACAACATCGGACAAGTCGACGACATTCACATCAGACACCCTCACCGCCACAGTAGAATGGACCTCAACTCCCATCGCGACAATCGGATTCACCGGCCAACCACCTCTGCACACCGACCTACCCTTTCGCTCCTACGCCCTCGATGGTCAAGGCATCGCTCACTACTCCCGCTACTTCCGCGGTGACCTCCACGTCGGACTAGGGGAGAAGGCCGCTCCCATGGATCTCTCTAATCGCCACTTCACGCTCTCCGCTACGGACTGTTTCGGCTATGATGTCCACCGCACGGATCCATTGTACAAGCACATCCCGCTGCTAATCCGCGCAACTCCAAATGGTGTGGTTGCTACATTCACCACTTCCCATGCTCGCGGCTATTACTCCGTCGGATCGGAGATGGATGGTATGTGGGGTTTCTACAAGGTTTATCGTCAGGATCATGGTGGGCTTGAGCAGTACACCATTGTTGGCAAAACGCTGCAGGAAGTGGTCAAATCGTACGCCGAATTGGTTGGATTTCCTCTCCTCGTGCCGAGGTGGGCCATGGGGTATCTCGGCGGAGGCATGAAGTACTCCATGCTGGATGAGCCTCGTGCGAGTGAGGCGTTGATGGAGTGGGCGGCGAAAGTGGAGAAGTATGAGATTCCGTGCTCCGGGTTTCAGATGTCGTCGGGCTATACAGTCGCAGAAACTGagccgaagacgaggaatGTCTTCACGTGGAACAAACATCGATTTCCTGACCCAAAAGGCTTCTGCGATGCTTTCCACTCCAAGGGTATTCGTCTAATCGCCAACATCAAGCCGTACATCCTCGCAAGCCACCCAGAATACCAAAACCTCGTCAAAGCCGGCGCACTCTTCACAGACCCACACACCGGCCAATCCGCCGTCGCTCGCCTCTGGtccgccggcggcggcgaaagCGGCGAGGGCGGGCACATCGACTTCTCCTCCCGCGCCGGCTTCGACTTCTGGGTCCAAGGCGTCAAAGCCCTCCGCCAAACCGGCATGGACTGCATGTGGAACGACAACAACGAATACATGACTCCCTCCGACGACTGGCAACTCTGGCTCGACGACCCTTCCCTCACCCccttcaccttcacctccaccaccccccGCAAAGACATCGGCCTCTGGGGCCGCGCCATGCACACCGAACTCCACGCCCGAGCCTCCCACGAcgctctcctcgccgtcgcaCCCCACGAACGTCCCTTCGTACTCACCCGCAGCGCCACCCCGGGCACGATGAAGTACGCGTCTAGTTCCTGGTCGGGGGACAACATCACTTCCTGGCCGGGTCTCCGCGGCGCGaacgccctctccctcaacgCGGGCATGTGTCTCTTACAATCCTACGGCCACGACATTGGCGGTTTCGAAGGCCCCCAACCCAGCCCGGAGTTGCTACTCCGATGGGTTCAGCAGGGTATTCACAGTCCCCGCTTCGCGATCAATTGCTTCAAAACGGGAGACGATAATTTAGTCGGCGATGTCATCGAGCCGTGGATGTACCCCGAGATCTTACCGCAAATTCGCGCGGCGATTCAAAGGAGGTATGAACTCATTCCATATCTTTACTCTgcccacctcctctcccaccgtGACGCTCTCCCGCCACAGCGATGGGTCGGGTGGGGCTATGAGTCCGATCCCGAAGTCTGGTCGAATAAAACCCTCACAGACGGGGAAGAACAGTATTGGTTGGGTGACACGTTGCTTGTAGGAGGGGTTTTCGAACCGGGAGTTGTGGAGGCGAGGATTTATGCTCCTGCTCGTTCCGGAGAGGATCCTGGATTCTGGAACACAAATGCCCCATTCCAGTTTCTTGAAGCGGGAAAGTGGCATACCATCGCCGCGCCTTGGAAAGAAGGTAGCATACCCGTCCTCGCACGCGTCGGAGGCGCGGTTCCCGTGGGTCTGAATCGGCAGACTGTTGCGCCGGGTGATATGGGAAATGAAGGAGCTCTCCCGGCTGATGACTGGAGGGGGTTGGAGATTTTCCCGCCTATGGCTGAGCGTTCGGatgggaagaggaggttTGAGAATGTTTGGTATGAAGACGATGGGatttcgccgccgccggtgaAGGTGGCGGAGATGAAGGTTGTGTATAttgcggagagggaggtggttAGGGTTGGGTTGGAGGCGGGGATTGGGGAGTTTAGGCCGCTTTGGTCGGAGAGGGGAGTTACGGTTATTTTGCCGGTGGGAGATGGTAGGAGGGTTGTTAAGATGGATGCGGggggagaggtggagagggaggaggatgatgggaAGGGGAGGAGACGATTCAAGATCTCTTGCGCCTGA